Part of the Nicotiana sylvestris chromosome 2, ASM39365v2, whole genome shotgun sequence genome, TTGCCTCTCCCAAAGGAAGCAGCAGACTTTAGAAAGCGACAGCAGGACACAATATCTAGGCGTATCCACAAACATCCCCACTATTATAAGTCTGTAttatctagggtctacatacggGTTGGAAATTATCAATTTTAGCTCAAGCACAAGTAGCTGCATTTGATTTCGGTTTCAAAGACCTATTTCTACGTGTTCATATAATTAAGTGAGAAGATAAAGTGGCGCCGTAAGTTTAAAAAAGAAGATGAGGAACATGGCCAGTTCTGCCTCATCCAAAGGCATCGCCGCAATTGTGGGCGTAGGGCCTAATCTTGGCCGTTCCATCGCTCGCAAGTTCGCCCACGAAGGCTATACAGTCGCTATACTCGCCCGTGACTTGGGTCGGTCAGAAGCGGATTCAGGATTTAATACTTTAAATATTGAAAGTTTTGAGCTCTTCGAAAATGCAGTTAATTGGAGCTATACTTAAAACTCTCTGTTTATTGTAACAGGTAGATTATCAAGATTTGCTGACGAGATAGCAAGAGAAGAAAAGGCGCAAGTGTTTGCTATCCGAATCGATTGCTCCGATTCACGAAGCGTAAGAGAAGCATTTGAGGGAGTTTTATCTCTTGGTTTTGTGGAAGTCTTGGTTTACAATGCATACCTGCCAGTTTCTTGGAACCCCACAAATTTTACAGACATTAAGGTCGAACTTTTTGAAAAATCGATAGCCGTTTCCTCCGTTGGGGCCTTCCACTGCGCTCAACAGGTCCAAAAATtttacactggatatacagattTCAGTTGTATATATTAACGATGACTTAAGTTATATGCACTGACAGTAGTATAATATAAATTTTCAGGTACTACCAGGAATGGTGGAAAGAGGAAGAGGGACGGTTCTCTTCAGTGGTTGCTCAGCTTCTCTTAATGGCATTGCCGGCTACTCTGAATTATGTAAGTcatatagttttttttttctttggtcaTTTTCACTTTTTTAGTTGCATTGAAATTTTCAGTTTGGTTCGATGATATTAAGGAACAAACTAAACAAGAAAAATCACAGGCTGTGGAAAGTTTGCAATGAGAGCCTTATCGCAATGTCTAGCAAGAGAGTTTCAACCACTTGGAATACACGTGGCACATGTCATCATCCACGGCAACGTCGGCGCATCTCGGTTTGTCTTTgtcctcttttctctttttttgtgttGTACATGTACTCCTTCACTTGTCCACTCATATATTCCTTACCGGTTATGGTAAGCTTTTCTGCTTACTGAAACTTCTCAATCAAAATTGTGCTTTACTTCATTTTTGTGCTAATtagtgtttgactcaaaagatattaaattttttttaaacaaatcaatcaaagataaaGAAGTAAATTTTGGCTAAGTATAATAATCTTTAAAAGAAAAGATGGATAAGGAGGAGACGGGTAATAAGATTTCTGTGCCGATCTAATTTTGGCCAAATCTTCTCATTCGTCAGTAATATTATAACCAGTATTTTTTTATATCCCCCCTTTTTACAAGGTTACTGTCCACTATATATACAATGAGAGAAACCCTTCTAAGCTGTTAAAGACACGTTACAAAGAATATTCGCATGAATATTCCTAATGTCCCCTAATGAGCTCGTACTATTACAAGGGTCGTACGGTCTCTTGTTTGCCTTAAGGCCGTCTCCCGCAGGATATCGTGTCAAGGAGACCCCATCATTCGTCGTACTCGTCGTTGGTCGTGGttggtcaaatttggacccatacagttagtccctccgcttgtcgggGTCGCAACTGTGTGCGTCCTCGATAAGCAGACATCATGCGTTCCTATGGAGAAATTTGATCCTTCAAGGCGTTATGACATGGGCAATGGGGGACGGTCAGCGTGCTTAGC contains:
- the LOC104214219 gene encoding uncharacterized protein — protein: MRNMASSASSKGIAAIVGVGPNLGRSIARKFAHEGYTVAILARDLGRLSRFADEIAREEKAQVFAIRIDCSDSRSVREAFEGVLSLGFVEVLVYNAYLPVSWNPTNFTDIKVELFEKSIAVSSVGAFHCAQQVLPGMVERGRGTVLFSGCSASLNGIAGYSELCCGKFAMRALSQCLAREFQPLGIHVAHVIIHGNVGASRGSMVSTSQNRLLVGEQQQQQQSGGRDGLMDPDALAQTYWHLHIQDRSAWTQEIDLHPSNPRYM